ATTGGAGCTGTAAGTTCAGGACCATCtgtgcaagcagctgtgtggtgcttagttcccagctggggttaaaccacaacagaagctTTTGAAAAAGTTGTTTCTTTCACAATAGTAATTGCTTGTATTACTTTAGAGATAAAAATAAACTGATAATGAAGTCTAATGAGAAGAACTAGCTGCTTGATTAGCAGAGAAGTGCGCCTATGCTGCTGTTAAAGTAGCTTTAACAAAAAATAAGGCAAGTTTGAGCTTAGATTTCTATCTTCAGCAATAGCACCATAGAAACAGGTTTTCTTAAAGCACATTTTTGTTTGAGGGTAACCAAAACCCAGAACATAGATTTCGCTCAAAGTATTATAGCACGGAGAAAAAGCGGTCATGTATTAATTGTACATTTATAACACGGTAACTGAACAGTCTCTTCTTTTTCATGATGTCACCTTCTAAGTTAAATTTaagtgtttaaaagaaaacattttggaagTATGGAAATTACAGGTAACTGAAACAGTTGCATTATACTAAGCAGCTAGATAAAGTGGCTTAAAAATATAAGCTCTTTGATCCACTGAAATTTTGAAGAATTCAGACAGTATTATTCTGATACTAGTTTttataaaacaggaaaaacatgcttttttgtAAAACTTAGTATTTGATTGCAACAACTGGTGAAGAATATGTgcaagaaatacaggaaattggAATCGGGTAGCTCAGGACACTTTCAAAATTATGAACACAATTGTTTTCACAACATAGTAAGTCTTACAAAGAATTCTTAATAACATAGTAAGTCTTAAAAGAACCCCTTGGTTAATCTTCTCTCTTTTAAATGCAGTATGAGGACTAATTTTCCCTTACCTAAACATATATATGGTGCAAAGACATGCACTATGAGACCAAACCCTTCCCCTGCCCCTTAACCAGCAACTCAAAAAACAACCTTTAATATTAGCCTCAAACCTGCAGAAGCATGACTAGAGTAAGATGAGTTTTCAAAGTACAAAGTGATTTTGAGGAAAGGAGAATGGGAATGTCTGGAAGCTGTATCTTCTTTAGAAGAGCCATTATTTATGCACTCTGGTATgtaagaacagaaacaaaacagaaacataagAATTGAGAAAAATCAGATACCAGAAATATGTTGTTCCCAGCATCCTTCCACATCCCCCTTTGGACTGGTCCAGGGAGGttcattttttgcttgtttcattCAGTTGTACTTCAGTGACTCACAGTAGTAGTACTAGATGGCATAGCTTTTGTCCTAGCTGGTATGACCAGCCTTTATGATGTCAGGCAGTACCCACAGACTGGTTTTCACACAATCAACGTACAGAACTGTAACCAGTGCCAGTAGATATATGCCAAAGCAGAAACATTGATCACTTTATAGTACTTGAAGATTATAATCCTTGATATTGTGTCTTCAGAAAAGTTTAGCTATTTATTGGAAGAATATAGATAAGAAAGACCTGCACGGCATTTCACTATTTTATTTGCATGATTTACACATtcagaagtgtattttttttccactccctATCCATTTGGTATCTTAAACATCCTCAGAAAACTGGGTTGTAAAAAACTTGTATCTGAAGTGTAAACAAGAGGACAGGTTTATAGTAATTCTGCATCTTCTTCTAGGATGGAATTTTGTGCCCAATCATAGGCTACCCTTATGCAAaggtggggagaaaaacaaaaccaaatcaccAAGAGCTAGCAAAACCAACTCAAAGGTCAGTTTCCCACAGAGCTGTTGAAAACATCTGATGGCATAACAAATGCTGTAGATTTGTTATCAGAGAGAAAATTCCCTTCCCTTCCAGGGAGAATGATTAAGTTCCATGCTAATACTAAGTGGGATGTGGCCACAGAGCTGAATAAAAACACAAGGATCTTTAGGTatgtgtaaaataaatacataaggtgcaaaataaaatattttgctaacTGCTTGAGATTTTAGAACTTCTTGTCTTGTCAGTCAACAGTTCTACTCTGGGCATTATCACAGTCAGCTGCAGGCACATAATTTCTTGTGCTTCAGGTACTAGCAGGGAGCCAAATCTGAGAAGACAGGCTTTTTGTTATAGCAGAGTTTAGGCTCTGAACTGCTCACACATAGCCATTAGACATCCAGACATCCAGCTGGCTAGCATCCAGCCAGCTCAGAAGTTAGCTGCTGCAAGATCACAGCTATATGCAGGCACATCGCAGAGGTTGAAGGTTCTTCTGCTTTTGTGTAGTTATAATCTGTTAATATGTTTACAATCTAAGTGTACAACAGAAATTTTATATGTCATATAATGCTATGCAATGACCCCACAAATCTTGACTGATGCTTCTTTTTACTTTGGAGGTAACCAGTTATCTGATTCTTAGTCTAGAGACTTCAGATTGTATGAAAACATGTTTACTGCACATACATCAAAAGCTTACTTTTACAAACTACAAGCATACTCCTTTCAAGTATGATCTACAAACAGAGCCACATGTCAACCTTGAACAGAATTTAGGCTGGGACtgataaaaaaaaacaggaaagaaaagatgaaggatTATCTGACCTCCCTCTAGAATCAGTAAAGATACACATtgctcacaaacaacaacaaaccccattATTTGTAAGTAATATAAAGAACAAGagggaacatctaatggctaagCATAAGTGGAAAACAATATCTTGAAAAGAAAAGTTAGTTTGGAATTAGGATTACCTACGACTgcctctttccttcttccccaaaGGCCATACTTTCCTCTTGTCTGCTTGTTCAGCATCATCCCTCCTcgcaacaattttttttttttgtctagactCTTAAGTTACTTAGAATATTACCAGCTCTAAAGAAATAAGTACTTTGACACAATGAGAAGCAATAAGCGCTGTTACTAACCATTCAATCAGAACACCTTTCAGGACATTCACCATCTTCTCAGTTCTCTCACAAACACTGACAGGAAGAGGTGACAAGAACAACTCTTGCTTTGGGTTACACACGTAAACAGaggaaatctgaaagaaaaagaagcaacgCCTTGGTTGAACTCATCGACCCTTCAAGACAGCTCACCTCCCTCGGACCAGCAGCGCTATTAGGCCGAGAGGCCGGGGGCTTGGAGAGAGGCACGCCGGGCCGGGGCAGCAGGGCCCGCTCAGCTGTGGCACTGAGCTGTAAAACCCGAAGTTACCTCCCCTCGCCCCTGAGTGCAGTCCAGGCACCTctgccccccgccagccccgccgAGCTCCTCCAGCGGCTGCGGCCGACTACCGGCCCTTCTGCCGGCGGAGACGAGCCGCGGCCTTGCGAAAGGCGGCCTGGGCGGAGGGAGACGAGCCCCAACGCGCCGCTGGGACGGCCAGGGACGTTGAACGGGCGGGGCGACTCCCGACCGGCAGGTCCCGCCGCTCCCAGGAGCTCCGGTCCCACCCGCCCTTCACCTCGGCCGCTACCGCCGACCGCTTCCCTGACGACGGAGTTACCGCACCCGCCGCCGGCCGCTGTGCCATACGCATGCGCGACCTCCCCCTCTCCCGCCTCCGCTTCCGGCATCGCCTCCGGATTGGCCGGGCTACCTGCAGCGTGCTGGCGTCACGGGAGCGCGTAGGCGCCGGTGCCGGGAGGAGAGGCGGAAGGTAGCGGCGGCGTTtgcctgggggcggggggggggctcggtAATGGcggccggccggcgggcggggTCGGGCTCTAGGGCGGGATACGGGGGATCTCAGCCCCGCCGTCACCGCCTGCCGAGGCGGCGTGCTTGTTTACCTCACAGGAATTGCGGTGTGTTTTCCCGGTTTGATATTTATTATCGCTTTAATGATCTCGGCCTCTAAGTCCCTCCCGGCTCCGGGAGCCTGCAGCGGTGAGGGCTCCTGCGCCGCCTCTcggcgccccggccccggcccgccgagCGGCATGGCCCCGCCCGGGCGCGGGGAGACCCCGGGGCAGCCCTCGCTTGTGAAAAACCTCCAGAAATTAGTGGTGCTTTAGGCTTTACCCGCTCCGTGTGAGCGCCGAAAAGGTAACaaatggttttttcccctttggaaagAGGCACAGAGTTATCCCCGCTTTGCTCCTTGGCCTTTGGATGTTGCATTGcctgaaattgtatttttttttcaaatgtgccCTAGCTGCAAGGCAGCAGTGTTCCTGCCCCACGCTGGGGCAATGACAGAAACGTTGGCACGATGTAGCCTCATCGGCGTGGGCCGGTGCAGGAGTTTGTTGCAGACTGCAGAGCTCCCTGAACCAGCTGTGAAACGGTGCAAACCCGTCCTTTTGCATTATATTTAGGTATACCTAAGCATGTTTGCTCTCAGACCTGAACAGAGGTTCCTGGCAACAAAGAAATGGTACTTGCTTTGGCCTCTTGGGTTTGCAGGTGCATGTTTTGAATTCAGGGAATTGTGGCACCTGCTGTCACTGAACTACATGTTTATTGCAGTTACACACTGTGGCTGGGTAGAAGAATAAATATGACTACCGTGGTTCTGTGAATAAAGATAGTAAATGTACTGCCATAAATTAGACAGAGTGTTTGGAGGAGGGGGAGGTGTCTCCAGAGGACTGATTGTTAATGTCTTTAAAGTGTTTCATAGTGTTGTGTACTCTGTTGAAGTGAATGGATAAACACAATACTGAAACGACAGAAGCCAAAAAGTTGTCTGCTGTGATTGTGGCAGTGCTGGGGTAATGCTGATGTTTTTCCAAAATCTCCAAAACACaagcaagagagaaggaaaaatcaaAACTTTGGGGGAAACAGGAAAAGAGGAAGGCATCTTAacggaaggaaagaaagaaaaaagtctccTTGTTTTGAGAAATTGGATGCTGACATAAAAAGcaatacaagctttttttttttttttttttatgatctgtAGAGATTGCCTTCAGTTCAAGGAGAATATCAGGGGCTCCCATATTTCAAGATCAGATTTACTGATAAAGATCTACACACCTGACATTTTATCATTTTGAGTTAATTGTCATTGTGGTGATATAGACTTAATTTGACATTTAATAAGGACGTCTATATTTCCAACATAATAGTTTGATAAATATATGAGAAAGAGTGGTGTCGTTTAAAATCCGTTTAAACAGACTAACTCGGTGTTTCAGTCAGTGTAGAATGTATCAATGCAGACACTAGATCATAAAAGATGAATTTCGTGTTACTTCtgcaaaaacatttgtttgttttgtggttgctATAAATGTTTGATACTCTTTCTGGATTTTGGCATAATTCTTGTACTAGAAATACTTCATGTTCTGTCTACTAAGACTTGAGATCAAGTCTTTGGCAGAAGTAACACGCAGAACTTTGTTGTTGTGGGTTGCCAAAGccaatttgtttattttcctaacTTAGGTAAGTTTTTCTTATATAAATCAAATGTAAAGACAGTAAATTTTTCTAGTACATAAAACAGTAAATATATGTGAGTGGTAGAAACAGGAATTGGTGCTTTTGCCTGGCCTAAATTGCCTTGGTTTTCAGTGCTTGACTAATgtaactgtattttctttgaacCTCATTGTGCAGAGGTTAAGATACGGCCTTGATCAGTGGCCTAAAGAGCATGGCTTCTTTATGGTCCCTCCTGAATAGTCTCACTTGTTCAAAGAGGCAAGGTAATATCTAGAATGTGTAAGGAAGTCGCAGCATGTTTGTCTTAACTCATCTTCCTACCTGTAAAATCAGGAAAGTTCATGCCTTGCATCATAGATAGGTCAGAAGAGTAAATCGTTTCATATTTCTGAAGAACTTGGATACTACTTTCATGGAGACAATTACTGTCAAGAAGATTCATGCTCGCACGGGATTGCTTGTACATTCAGAACTTTAGTAATTCTAAGATACTTTATATGTGtttgtgactggaaaaaaaattctagtttGATGTCAGCATTCAGTGAATACAGTGCAATTAGTCTGACAGTATTCTGTGTCTTCATAACATTGAATGCTAAGGTCTTAATTTTAGAAAAGGTTCTCTTCTTCATGGCTATGGCTAGGTTTTCATTCTTTCACATGTGTAAGAATTTTTCTAGAATGAGATGCGTCCCCTATGTTTTACCTGTAAGCATGGCCGATGAGTTTCATGAGCTTATGGAGTCAGAGCATTTTAGAACCATTACTTATTTTTTTAGCTGTAGAGTTTTTATGTTCTTAAAGTATTAGATGGATTTGCCctttaaaggcaaaaaatgtAGTAGTTAGTTCTTGGAGCCTTGTTAGTCAAAATTAAAGACTTGCTAACACAATCAATTGTGAACTTTAAAATCAGTTGGTTACTGAGTTGTATTAAAGCCTGTGTCATATTGAGTAAT
This genomic window from Accipiter gentilis chromosome 5, bAccGen1.1, whole genome shotgun sequence contains:
- the GTF2H5 gene encoding general transcription factor IIH subunit 5 isoform X1 translates to MRMAQRPAAGAVTPSSGKRSAVAAEISSVYVCNPKQELFLSPLPVSVCERTEKMVNVLKGVLIECDPAMKQFLLYLDESNALGKKFIIQDLDETHVFVLAELVNFLQERVGELMDQNSFPITQK